The sequence GTTGCGGGAACGTTTGGGGCTCGCGAACGCCTTCGTCATTCTCTACACCGGAACGTTCGAAGCGTACCAGGGCCTTCCCTTGCTGTATCGCGCGTTTCGCCAGGTTCAGGCGAAAGCCCCGCAGGCGCGCCTGGTCCTGGTCGGTGGGCAGGCCGAGCAGTTGGTCGCCGCCGAAAACGAGCTTCGAGCCCTCGGAGTGCTCTCCGGGGTCGTCTTCACGGGGCAGCGACCGCCCTCGGAGATGCCCCGTTACTGGGCGGTCGGCGATGTGCTCGCTTCCCCGCGCAGCCAGGGTAACAACACACCCCTGAAGATCTACTCGTACCTGCGCGCGGGGAAACCGATCGTGGCGACGCGCCTCGTCACCCACACCCAGGTGTTGGACGACGATTGTGCCGTGCTCACCGAGCCGACCCCGGAGGCATTTGCCGAAGGGATTCTGACGCTCGCCTCCGATTCCGCCCGAAGGCGCGAGCTCGGCCTTGCCGCTTTCCGGCGCTCCGAGCGCGATTACAGCTACGAGCGGTACGTCGAGCGCACCCGTCGCGTGCTCGACTTCGTCTCGGAGCTTTCTTCTGGCTCCGTCGCGCGCGCGCGCGCGGCGACGACGGACTGAAAGGAGTGAGACCATGCGGGTGCTTGGTTTCCTGGGGCTCTTGCTCGCGGGCTCGAGCACGATGAGCGCACAGCCCGACGCCGCTTCGCGGCCCCGGGCGCGGGACATCGGTCTCGCGCCCGGCATCCTTCCCCCGGGTCCATTGAATGCGATAACCGACGTCGAGGGGGTCAAAGTCGGTCAGGTGACCCTCTGGGAGGGCGCGAATATCCGAACCGGGGTGACTGCGGTTCTTCCTCACGACGGGAACCTTTTTCAGGAGAAGGTGCCCGGGGCCATCTACCTGGGAAACGCCTTTGGGAAGCTCATCGGGTACAGCCAGGTCGAGGAGCTCGGTCTCATCGAAACCCCCATCGTTCTCACCAACACACTGTCGGTCTGGGATGCGGCGAATGCGATCGTGACCTACGTCATGACGCTCCCGGGGAACGAAGAGGTGCGCTCGATCAATCCCGTCGTCGGGGAGACGAACGATGGTTCCCTGAACGATATCCGCGGCCGCCACGTGAAGGAAGCCCATGTGCT is a genomic window of Vicinamibacteria bacterium containing:
- a CDS encoding glycosyltransferase family 4 protein, translating into MRILMIAPEPFFQPRGTPFSEYYRARAMTELGHTVDVVTYPMGEDVDMPGLTVYRAPRIPGLKNVRVGPSGAKLALDALVFTSSIRRLLAARYDLLDCHEEAGLIGVVLAKLFRVPTIYDMHSSLPEQLENFDYTRNGLVRRLFEVGERLTIRGSDGVIVICPYLESVVSRVDGNKPCFLIENTPLAEAGETVPPEAVEALRERLGLANAFVILYTGTFEAYQGLPLLYRAFRQVQAKAPQARLVLVGGQAEQLVAAENELRALGVLSGVVFTGQRPPSEMPRYWAVGDVLASPRSQGNNTPLKIYSYLRAGKPIVATRLVTHTQVLDDDCAVLTEPTPEAFAEGILTLASDSARRRELGLAAFRRSERDYSYERYVERTRRVLDFVSELSSGSVARARAATTD